A genomic region of Metopolophium dirhodum isolate CAU chromosome 1, ASM1992520v1, whole genome shotgun sequence contains the following coding sequences:
- the LOC132933666 gene encoding uncharacterized protein LOC132933666, with protein MDDTYLDVTAGYIDDCKITQIDYHSFLPYSTSALSNNDEVRIALHNTESYTLPCESYIYIEGTITKPAEITDEIRFINNGLAFLFSEMKYEINGNQIQKLVNPGISTTLKGYCSYNKTNISSHQNAAWDSDFKNVNKDFIDSGNFNGCINLKHLFGFCEDYKRILINCNQQLILNRSSIDLNAIKQYKNNELVDGAKLKDAKINITKILWRMPIVRVSDREKIRLLKVVNSQKPLTCTFRSWELCEYPFLPQNTSHSWKVKTSNKLEKPRYVIIGFQTDRKNSTSKAMSYFDHCKIKNLKVYLNSEVFPYEDFQSDFNKNKMATLYRAYAEFQKSYYGHDDVTPLLNRSEFKNHSPIIVVDMSRQNDNLPLPHIV; from the exons ATGGACGACACATATTTAGACGTGACGGCTGGTTACATCGACGattgtaaaataacacaaattgaTTATCATTCTTTTTTACCGTATTCAACATCGGCTCTTTCTAATAATGATGAGGTGCGTATTGCTTTACATAACACAGAGTCTTATACTTTACCATGCGAGAGTTATATTTACATCGAGGGGACAATAACCAAACCTGCAGAAATAACTGACGAGATTAGATTTATAAACAACGGACTGGCATTTCTTTTCTCCgaaatgaaatatgaaataaacggaAATCAAATTCAGAAACTCGTCAATCCGGGTATATCGACCACATTAAAAGGATATTGTtcgtacaataaaacaaatatttcctcACACCAAAACGCTGCCTGGGatagtgattttaaaaatgttaataaagattttattgataGTGGTAATTTTAACGGATGTATTAATCTTAAacatttgtttggtttttgtgaagattataaacgtattttaatcaACTGTAACCAGCAACTCATATTAAATAGATCATCCATCGATTTAAATGCTATtaagcaatataaaaataacgagTTAGTGGACGGTGCTAAACTAAAAGAcgctaaaataaacataacaaaaatattgtggcGGATGCCTATAGTGAGAGTTAGCGATAGAGAAAAAATTCGACTGTTGAAAGTAGTCAACAGTCAAAAACCCCTGACATGTACGTTCAGATCGTGGGAACTATGTGAATACCCATTTTTACCTCAAAACACTTCACATTCGTGGAAAGTAAAGACATCCAACAAGTTGGAAAAACCTAGATATGTTATAATCGGATTTCAAACTGATAGGAAAAATAGCACAAGTAAAGCAATGTCATACTtcgatcattgtaaaattaaaaacttgaaagtcTATTTAAACTCCGAAGTATTTCCATATGAAGATTTTCAAAGTGACTTTAACAAGAATAAGATGGCGACATTATACCGCGCGTATGCAGAGTTCCAAAAATCTTACTACGGTCACGACGATGTAACACCTCTATTGAACCGATCAGAATTCAAAAATCACTCTCCAATCATAGTTGTTGACATGAGCCGACAGAACGACAAC CTTCCACTTCcgcatattgtttaa